The Prunus persica cultivar Lovell chromosome G8, Prunus_persica_NCBIv2, whole genome shotgun sequence genome includes a region encoding these proteins:
- the LOC18768803 gene encoding uncharacterized protein LOC18768803 isoform X3 — protein sequence MANSLVIGLRILFAALGCVMVFTLTYTLSTDGLPFRKDLLTPWMAATLVDFYINVVPLAVWISYKESNWISATLWVILLACLGSITTCAYILLQFMKLSTQESQDPMYYVLLRHSNKYDMENKNKLSPVWIARVLFSALGLLMLGTLLYTLLTDGTPFRTELLTPWMTATLIDFYINVVALSVWVAYKESSWITAVLWIIFLICFGSITTCIYIVRQLLGLASQDPIYLVLLKGGSRKQM from the exons ATGGCGAATTCATTGGTGATTGGTTTAAGAATTCTGTTTGCGGCTTTAGGCTGTGTGATGGTCTTCACTCTCACTTACACTCTCTCCACCGATGGTCTTCCTTTTCGCAAGGATCTTCTTACTCC GTGGATGGCGGCAACCTTGGTTGATTTCTATATCAATGTTGTACCTTTGGCG GTTTGGATTTCCTACAAGGAGTCAAACTGGATTAGTGCAACACTATGGGTAATTCTGCTAGCATGTTTAGGAAG TATCACTACATGTGCCTACATTCTTTTACAATTCATGAAGCTATCGACTCAAGAATCGCAAGATCCCATGTACTATGTTCTGTTGCGACATTCAAACAA GTATGATATGGAAAATAAGAATAAGCTTTCCCCTGTTTGGATTGCAAGAGTCCTTTTTAGTGCTTTGGGTCTTTTGATGCTGGGTACTCTGCTATACACACTCTTGACAGATGGTACTCCTTTTCGCACAGAGCTTTTGACTCC GTGGATGACAGCAACACTAATCGACTTTTATATCAATGTTGTTGCTCTATCA GTTTGGGTTGCCTACAAAGAATCAAGTTGGATTACTGCAGTCCTTTGGATAATCTTTCTGATATGTTTTGGCAG CATTACCACATGTATCTACATTGTCCGGCAGCTGCTGGGGCTGGCATCCCAAGATCCAATCTACCTTGTTTTACTAAAAGGTGGTAGCAG AAAGCAAATGTGA
- the LOC18768803 gene encoding uncharacterized protein LOC18768803 isoform X1, with protein sequence MANSLVIGLRILFAALGCVMVFTLTYTLSTDGLPFRKDLLTPWMAATLVDFYINVVPLAVWISYKESNWISATLWVILLACLGSITTCAYILLQFMKLSTQESQDPMYYVLLRHSNKYDMENKNKLSPVWIARVLFSALGLLMLGTLLYTLLTDGTPFRTELLTPWMTATLIDFYINVVALSVWVAYKESSWITAVLWIIFLICFGSITTCIYIVRQLLGLASQDPIYLVLLKGGSSLRVGCVSKNMDTKNQKKERKMQM encoded by the exons ATGGCGAATTCATTGGTGATTGGTTTAAGAATTCTGTTTGCGGCTTTAGGCTGTGTGATGGTCTTCACTCTCACTTACACTCTCTCCACCGATGGTCTTCCTTTTCGCAAGGATCTTCTTACTCC GTGGATGGCGGCAACCTTGGTTGATTTCTATATCAATGTTGTACCTTTGGCG GTTTGGATTTCCTACAAGGAGTCAAACTGGATTAGTGCAACACTATGGGTAATTCTGCTAGCATGTTTAGGAAG TATCACTACATGTGCCTACATTCTTTTACAATTCATGAAGCTATCGACTCAAGAATCGCAAGATCCCATGTACTATGTTCTGTTGCGACATTCAAACAA GTATGATATGGAAAATAAGAATAAGCTTTCCCCTGTTTGGATTGCAAGAGTCCTTTTTAGTGCTTTGGGTCTTTTGATGCTGGGTACTCTGCTATACACACTCTTGACAGATGGTACTCCTTTTCGCACAGAGCTTTTGACTCC GTGGATGACAGCAACACTAATCGACTTTTATATCAATGTTGTTGCTCTATCA GTTTGGGTTGCCTACAAAGAATCAAGTTGGATTACTGCAGTCCTTTGGATAATCTTTCTGATATGTTTTGGCAG CATTACCACATGTATCTACATTGTCCGGCAGCTGCTGGGGCTGGCATCCCAAGATCCAATCTACCTTGTTTTACTAAAAGGTGGTAGCAG CTTGCGTGTAGGATGTGTGAGCAAGAACATGGATAcgaagaaccaaaaaaaagaaagaaaaatgcagaTGTGA
- the LOC18768803 gene encoding uncharacterized protein LOC18768803 isoform X2 produces MANSLVIGLRILFAALGCVMVFTLTYTLSTDGLPFRKDLLTPWMAATLVDFYINVVPLAVWISYKESNWISATLWVILLACLGSITTCAYILLQFMKLSTQESQDPMYYVLLRHSNKYDMENKNKLSPVWIARVLFSALGLLMLGTLLYTLLTDGTPFRTELLTPWMTATLIDFYINVVALSVWVAYKESSWITAVLWIIFLICFGSITTCIYIVRQLLGLASQDPIYLVLLKGGSRAESKCEGVLI; encoded by the exons ATGGCGAATTCATTGGTGATTGGTTTAAGAATTCTGTTTGCGGCTTTAGGCTGTGTGATGGTCTTCACTCTCACTTACACTCTCTCCACCGATGGTCTTCCTTTTCGCAAGGATCTTCTTACTCC GTGGATGGCGGCAACCTTGGTTGATTTCTATATCAATGTTGTACCTTTGGCG GTTTGGATTTCCTACAAGGAGTCAAACTGGATTAGTGCAACACTATGGGTAATTCTGCTAGCATGTTTAGGAAG TATCACTACATGTGCCTACATTCTTTTACAATTCATGAAGCTATCGACTCAAGAATCGCAAGATCCCATGTACTATGTTCTGTTGCGACATTCAAACAA GTATGATATGGAAAATAAGAATAAGCTTTCCCCTGTTTGGATTGCAAGAGTCCTTTTTAGTGCTTTGGGTCTTTTGATGCTGGGTACTCTGCTATACACACTCTTGACAGATGGTACTCCTTTTCGCACAGAGCTTTTGACTCC GTGGATGACAGCAACACTAATCGACTTTTATATCAATGTTGTTGCTCTATCA GTTTGGGTTGCCTACAAAGAATCAAGTTGGATTACTGCAGTCCTTTGGATAATCTTTCTGATATGTTTTGGCAG CATTACCACATGTATCTACATTGTCCGGCAGCTGCTGGGGCTGGCATCCCAAGATCCAATCTACCTTGTTTTACTAAAAGGTGGTAGCAG GGCAGAAAGCAAATGTGAGGGAGTTTTGATATGA